TCAAGAACTCCATGGCCCTCTCCCTACCCTGCCCAAGCTGTATATCTCCATATGAAAGCCAGGAACCCGACCTGCCTATTATCCCAAACTTGATCCCCAAATCCAAGATCTCCCCCAACCTGTTCTGGCCATATCGGAAAAAAGGAAGGAGAAAGACGGATCCGTTAAAAGGACGAGGGTGATAGTTTTTTGAGGAGGATATATCGAAGTTTGAGGACGCGTTTAAAGATGTGGTGGTAGATCTAAAGGGCAGGTTGAAAAATAACGGAAGATAGAAGTTTTAAATAAACGATCCTTGACGGAGGGCAAATTTTTAAAGCATTATTGTGTTGAATGCTGGAGAAGGTAGATATCGTTAGGGTTGTAAGTAGGTACGTAAACCTTAAAAGGAGGGGTCACCAGTACGTGGGTTTATGTCCCTTCCATAAGGAGAAGAATCCGAGTTTTTACGTTGATCCCGACAAAGGAGTTTATCACTGTTTTGGATGCGGTGCGTCCGGGAACGCCGTAACTTTTCTTGCGGAAATTGAAGGTATTTCAAAGGCCGAAGCTTTATCCATGTTGGCGGAAGAGTTTGGAATAGAGATCAAAACCCATCAATACGACGAAGATCTGGTAACTTATAAGGTGCTAAACGAGGCCGCGAAGTATTATAAGATAAACCTCGTCAAGGATAATAGGGTTTTGGATTATCTTAAAAGTAGGGGTTTGGAAGTTCGGAGCGTAGCGGAGTGGGAGCTGGGATTTTCCCCCGATAAATACGGGGTAATAAGGTACCTAATAGAAAAGGGATTTTCGATGGAGGAAATCCTTTCAAGCGGTATAGCGGTAAATACGGGAAGGGAGGTATTTGACAGGTTTTACGGTAGGGTGATCTTTCCAATTAGGGATGTTACCGGAAGGATCGTTTCCTTTTCCGGTAGAATTTTTGGGGAAGGGGAACCAAAGTACCTAAACGGTCCGGACACAAAGGTTTTTAAGAAATCGGAGGTGTTGTTCGGCCTCGATAAGGCAAAATCTTACGCAAGGAAAGAAGGATTCTTGTACATCGTTGAAGGGTATATGGATGCCATACTTATGCACCAAGCGGGTTATAAAAATACGGTTGCGGTAATGGGTACATCGCTAAGCGAAGAGCACATAAAAGGCATTTACAGATT
The Thiovulum sp. ES genome window above contains:
- a CDS encoding DNA primase, catalytic core (PFAM: Toprim domain; DNA primase catalytic core, N-terminal domain; CHC2 zinc finger~TIGRFAM: DNA primase, catalytic core), yielding MGLCPFHKEKNPSFYVDPDKGVYHCFGCGASGNAVTFLAEIEGISKAEALSMLAEEFGIEIKTHQYDEDLVTYKVLNEAAKYYKINLVKDNRVLDYLKSRGLEVRSVAEWELGFSPDKYGVIRYLIEKGFSMEEILSSGIAVNTGREVFDRFYGRVIFPIRDVTGRIVSFSGRIFGEGEPKYLNGPDTKVFKKSEVLFGLDKAKSYARKEGFLYIVEGYMDAILMHQAGYKNTVAVMGTSLSEEHIKGIYRFVKKAILIFDGDEAGLRSAEKHVFVLAKGGLNVQVIKLKENSDPADYVLSGMKFPEPIDALDFLLGERVEDPLEFSKRLERVKPSLP